The Medicago truncatula cultivar Jemalong A17 chromosome 4, MtrunA17r5.0-ANR, whole genome shotgun sequence genome includes a region encoding these proteins:
- the LOC11419260 gene encoding uncharacterized protein: MPEPETLGILAFDAGKTMCRLISLYSSLSDEEITKLLDEVVKSKGVTYLNSNQENFLLTLAAAERLEELDNIAVTVSRIGEKCCDLGLARFDLVYADLKQGVIDLRKLPYNSRSSIKIIEKAEKLISATSSLYSAMEYMAELEAAEKKRQQQQRYWNTTTKPSLKPNMEYFNEKLVFQRKQVQNFKETSLWKQTFDKTVGIMARLVCIVYARICSVFGAYINEEQDENNNSMLFGFGFDHCCLLEHRELYHNSNHGVSEWYEEALQKRVVKSGPISKVATKPNVIRFLNNPMPMDFASGRDGTEKMMNGKHDKVLKLAPPSTVGGVGLALRYANLILLAERCLHAPATVGEDAREALYEMLPGRLRMKVKAKLRGRWAKEGDEGNDGHSLAEGWREAVEELMEWLSPVAHDTVRWHGERHLEKTRFETKPTAMLLQTLHYSDLEKAETAIVEVLVGLSCVYWCERRL, translated from the coding sequence ATGCCGGAGCCGGAAACCCTCGGCATCCTCGCCTTTGACGCCGGTAAGACCATGTGTCGCCTCATCTCCCTCTACAGCTCCCTCTCCGACGAAGAAATCACCAAACTCCTAGATGAGGTGGTAAAATCCAAAGGTGTAACATATTTGAATTCCAACCAAGAAAATTTCCTCCTCACCCTAGCCGCTGCCGAACGCCTCGAGGAGCTCGACAACATCGCCGTTACTGTCTCCCGTATAGGCGAGAAATGCTGTGACCTTGGCCTAGCAAGGTTTGACCTTGTCTATGCCGATCTTAAACAAGGTGTAATTGATCTCCGAAAGCTGCCATACAACTCTCGGAGCTCTATCAAGATCATTGAGAAAGCGGAGAAACTCATCTCCGCGACCTCTAGTCTCTATTCTGCCATGGAATATATGGCAGAATTAGAGGCCGCGGAGAAAAaaagacaacaacaacaacgttattggaacacaacaacaaaaccaaGTCTCAAGCCAAACATGGAATATTTCAATGAGAAATTAGTGTTTCAAAGAAAGCAAGTGCAAAATTTTAAGGAAACATCATTATGGAAACAAACATTTGACAAAACGGTTGGGATCATGGCAAGGCTTGTGTGCATTGTGTATGCAAGAATATGCTCCGTTTTCGGAGCATACATTAATGAAGAACAGGATGAGAACAACAATTCCATGCTCTTTGGTTTTGGGTTTGACCATTGTTGCCTTCTGGAACACCGTGAATTGTATCATAATTCAAATCACGGTGTTTCAGAATGGTACGAGGAAGCACTCCAGAAGCGCGTGGTAAAGTCAGGGCCGATTTCCAAAGTAGCAACGAAACCTAATGTGATCAGGTTTCTCAACAATCCTATGCCAATGGATTTTGCTTCTGGTCGTGACGGAACTGAGAAAATGATGAATGGTAAGCATGATAAGGTTTTAAAGCTCGCCCCGCCATCAACAGTGGGTGGAGTTGGGCTTGCTTTGAGGTATGCTAATTTGATCCTACTGGCGGAGCGTTGTCTCCATGCGCCCGCGACAGTTGGAGAGGACGCACGTGAGGCCTTATACGAGATGCTACCGGGAAGATTAAGAATGAAGGTAAAGGCGAAGCTAAGGGGACGGTGGGCGAAAGAGGGAGACGAAGGAAATGACGGGCACTCACTGGCCGAAGGGTGGCGGGAGGCGGTGGAGGAGCTAATGGAATGGCTGTCTCCGGTGGCGCATGACACAGTCCGGTGGCATGGGGAAAGGCATTTGGAGAAGACAAGATTCGAGACAAAGCCTACGGCAATGCTTCTGCAGACATTGCATTACTCTGATTTGGAGAAGGCAGAGACTGCCATAGTGGAAGTGTTGGTTGGTTTGAGTTGTGTATATTGGTGTGAGAGAAGATTATAG